The Verrucomicrobiales bacterium genomic sequence TCCGACTGCGACTTCCATAGGCATAGCCGAGCGTCCACTCGGAAGTGAGAGGGGTGTCCAAGCCCGGATCCCGTTGCATCGTTTGCTCGAAGAGCATGCGATCCGGATAGCTGCCGGACGGCGCCGCCTTCGGCCACGACTCGAAGAGATAGGGCCCCGACAGCAACTCGTGGGCGCGCAAATGCCGTTCGAACTGCGCCACCACATTCGATGCCCCACCCAGGGTCAACGTCCACGACTGAGTCGTGCCTAGCTGGGGCAGGCCCTTCCATCCCGCAAAGCGGTAGCCTGGGCGAGGAACCGCTTCCAAATGCACAGGGACCGCTCGAAAGTAAGTTCCGCGCCACGGAAACGTGTTCGTTGGATTGTTACCTTCGGTGCTTTCATTAATTCGCAGCGTGTTGAGCTGGAACTCCCCGGCCCCACGCGGCTCCATGTCCAAAGTGAGATTCGCAAAGCCGCCCAGCGGAAACGCCGAGACCAGGTGCTGCCGCACGTTCACGGGACGTTGACTGGCGAAGAAGCGAAGATTCGCCACCTCGGTCCTCCACCCGTTGGTAGAATCGTTGGACGTCCGCCACCGGGCGATATGATCTGCCATAGCCGGAGTCAGCATCGTTTGCATCTGCTGAATCACACTGCTCGCACGGGTCTCCCGGAAGCTGGAATTGAGCAAGTCCGCCATCGTGTTGATAAACTGGTTGCGAAACCCGGTGTTCAACAGCAACCGACGAAAGATCAGGGTGGACCAATGGTTGGGAATTCCCAACCGGCCGTTCGGATCCTTAGCCAATGCGAGCGAATTCTCGCTCACCCCGGTCGTCCAGACATGCGCGTAGCCAAGATCGACATCGAACAACAGCCATCGCCACCGGCCATCGTGCCCGTAGGGCGCATTCGGCTCGTAGCTCGCGGTACGACGCCTCCAAAAGCGGATGTTATTGTGCGGCCAATCTGCATTGGCGAAATAGATCTCGGCCGCCTGATAGGCAATGAAGTTCTCAATGTCCATGAGCTGGCCAACCACCGCGTAATTGGTCGCGTTCGCCATATCCTTGGTCGCGATGAACTTCACCATGTCCGCGTAATGCTTCTCATCGCCGGCCAGCCCCTCCATCAACGATCCCGGCCCCTGACAAATCACTACCTCAGCTTGTGGAACCCCATAGTGATCGTTGATATAGTCAGGATCCTGCTGCTCCCTCAGATTGTGAACTCCCCAGAATTCTCCATCCAGATAGACCACTACCGGCCGGTAGGCGAGCGTGTCGATTCGGGTGGATTGAACCAGCAGATGACAAAGCGCATCACGCATCAGCGTGTACGCCCAATCATTACCCGAGTTGGCCAGTCGGAGGTGATCGAAGCGCGTCATCACCTCGCCCTGCCGATTCGTCAGACCTGGAAAAAAGAGGTAGCGAAAATCATCCGGAGCAAAGCCGTCGTCGATCGACTTGAGTCCAAGTGATTTCTGACGAAATGAGCGTGAAGACTGGCCTTGGATGTCCACCACCACTCCCTGTGCAAACGCGCGACGGCCATCCGGCTCGAACCACTCTAGATAGCCCGAACGCTCCCAAGCCGGCCCTCGTTGAGTGTAGTTGGCCGGGGTGTGCCCCGTCAGCGGTTCCCCCGGATGGGTGCGCACGTAGTCGTCGAAGATGCGGCCCAACATGTAGATTCCCGTGTTGTAGTTGAAAAGATCATTGGTCGACAAAGCGATTGACACTACCGGAAGCCCGTAGGTCCTCATGGGGTTGCGCCCCGCGAAATAGGTGTGAGTTACCGACGGACCTGCCGGAGCGTTCGTCTCGTAAACCTGTGCCCGCACCACCGTTGCCTTCGGAACCAAACCTTTGGGCGGCTTCCAGCCATCCGTGTGCTGGTTTACCGTCGCCGTGCCCGGAATCAAGGAGATGCCATTGCTCTGTCCAGCTCGATCCACAAGTGTCAACGGGCTAGTGAAGGTAGCTGAACTGTTCGAAGGCGAGTTGCCGTTGAGGGTGAATCGAACAGAACCTGCGGGGTTCGTGGTGGAGAGCAGCAGCTCCATCGGATGCGGATAGTGTCCGCCCGGACTGGAGAATTCAGGAACCGAAGCCGCTCGTAGCGAGGAAGCGAACGCCGACATCACGAGTATGCAGCACAGCACAAAGGGGTTCACGGGCAAAACGTAGTCCCCGGTATCACCCAAGGCAAGCCCTGCTCACCAACCGGTAGCGGTTCTCAGCGCGGCGAAATCACCCAGCTATATCGGAATCTTAACTCCACATGGCCCACCGCTTTCCCCGCTGCGTCTCCGCGCCACCGCGCCTTCGCGTTTCTTTAGCCGCAGCGATCCAACAGAGCTCTAAAACCAGGCGTTTATAGTGGGCGCACCATAGGCCACTCCGCCGCGCGCAGGAAAAGCGGAGACATGTCCTAAGCATTAGCCACAAGTTCTCGCTCGCTTTGGTCTCTATCCCAAGGGAATTGCGCCGGGTCGGGTGTGCTGAGAACCAGGTCGAATTCAGCTCGTCACTCCCCGCGATGGTGCGGGCTTTCAGCCCTCAGCGTGTGTGGGGTGAGGAAACCTGGGGTTGTCACCCCAGGCTGGAATGATGCTGGGCCTGTGGCCCGCTGACTCAGCCACCACTAGTGAATCCCATGCGAAGCTGGGCTCAATGGCCGATGCTGAGTTTGGTAGTGGGTCGAAGGCCCTTCGGGCTTAAGCACCGACGGTGCGTCCCATCCCAGCCTGGGGTGACAACCCCAGGTGAACATCCATTTTCCCCTCCAGGGCTGAAAGCCCGGTATAAGGCCGCCGAGCCGGTCGCGACTTCACCACCTTTCTCACCCACTTCGAATCCCTGCAGTATTCTAAGGGTTGCCCTAGCAACTTGTGGGTAATGCTCAGGACTTGTCTCCGCACCCCATAGCGCCTTTTCCTTCGCGTGAAGCTTCACAGCTTTGGAAACCGAAACGAGGCCTGGGTCATGGAGAAGAGAACGCGGTGACGCAGCGGCGCAAAGACGCGGGCGGAAAGGCGTAAGACTAAGCTAACTATCCGAAAGCCGTTTCCGCCACGAGGCCAGCTGCTTGGCAACCTCGCGCGTGCCCGGTGCTCCCACAATCCGACGACGATCCATCGCTTTTTGGAGATCGAACATCTGCATCACATCGGGGCCGAATTCCTTTTCAACCGACTGAAACTCCGCCAACGAGAGCCGGTTCAATGGTTTGCCACTACGCTCGCTCAACGCCACCAAGGCCCCCACGGCATGATGTGCCTGACGAAACGCCATGCCTTTCTTGACCAAGTAGTCGGCCAGGTCGGTGGCGAGCAGGGCCGGATCGGCCGCCGCGGCCGCGCACACCGGACGATTCACCGTGCAGTTCGACAACATCCCACTCATCAGTCGCACACAGGCGCGAACGGTGTCGACCGTATCAAACAGACGCTCTTTGTCTTCTTGAAGATCCCGATTGTAAGTCATCGGCAGCCCCTTGAGTAGCGTCAGCAACGCCATCAAGTTGCCGACCACCCGACCGGTCTTTCCCCGAGTCAGCTCAGCCACATCCGGATTCTTCTTTTGCGGCATCAGCGAGGAGCCCGTGGTGTAGGCATCCGAAATACGAATGAAGTTGAACTCGGAACTAGCCCACAGAATAAGGTCCTCCGACAGCCGGGAGAGATGAACTGCGATCAGAGCCGCAACGCTGCAGAACTCCACCATGAAATCTCGATCGCAGACGGCATCCATGCTGTTCTGACTCACTCGCGGCCGGCCGCGCTCGTCGGTAAACTCCAGCAGCTTCGCCACCATTTCCCGATCCAACGGCAGGGTGGATCCCGCGATCGCCCCGCTGCCCAAGGGGCACACGTTGAGCCTCCAATAGCAGTCGTCGAGACGGCTCCGATCGCGCTCCAACATCTCGACGTAAGCGAGCAAATGATGCGCGAAATACACCGGCTGAGCCCGCTGCAGGTGCGTGTAGCCGGGCATGATGACATCGGAGAACTGCTGCCCCAGGGCCACCAGAGTGCTTTGAAGCGTGCAAATCTCCGGCTCGAGCAGGCAAAGCTCGTCTCTCAGCCACAATCGAACATCCAGAGCCACCTGGTCGTTCCGGGAGCGAGCGGTATGCAACTTGGCTCCAGCCGGCACCCGGCGGGTCAACTCCGACTCGATGTTCATGTGCACATCTTCCAACTCCGATTTCCAGCGGAACTCGCCCCGGGCAATCTCAGCACCGATTCCGTCCAAGCCCTTGAGTATCGCCTGGAGCTCTTTCACCGTCAAAACGCCGATCTTCTGGAGCATGCGGGCATGAGCCTTGGATCCAAGGATGTCGTGACGCCACAAACGCCAATCGAACGAGATCGATTCCGAAAACTGGGCTACATCGGCGGCCGGGCCGCTGGCGAATCGACCGCTGCGAGAGACAGGGGAACTTTTTTTCATGTTCTGCGGCCAATGAATGTGACTAGGGAAACCGCGCAGGGCAATAGTGAAGTCTCCCGAATTCTCAAGAACCAGAACAACCCGAAAAAGCCACACAACACGTTTATAGACAATTCATTAACATCACATAAACCCACCCGTGATCTCCCTCCACCGCCCCAATGAATACCCAGCAAGCCCCAGCGTCTCATCAGTAGCAATTATGATTGTATTGAATCAGCTAACAAGATCACGCTAAGGTGGTAGCTGAGACAGTCATTTGCCTACTTCCATGAACGTTCCTCTGAGTCGTATTTCGGGTTTGTTAGGTGGGGTCTGGGTGGTGGCGATTACCACCGGCTGCAATGGACTCGATAGCCAAGGGCCAAAGACCGTCACGGCCGTGTCCAACACGGCTCCCCTAGTTGTGAACACGGCCACCAACCCATTGGTGCCGACGCTCGCGCCGCCAACGGCGGCCGCCCCCAGCTCAACCGTCGCCGGTGTGCCAGCTTCCACCAACACCCTGCCAGCCAAGGTCGAGCCGCCCAAAAACCTCGCTCCCGAAGTCGCCGAGATCGCCCGGCTGGCCGAGAACGGAGTTAACGAGGAAGTCATGTTGGGATTCGTCGAAAAGGGAACCAACTCCTTTAAGCTGGGACCCGATGAGCTGATTTATCTCAGCGATGTGGGGGTAGCACCGTCGGTGATCACCGCGATGCAGCGAAAATCCTCCGCTCCTGACGCCGCCGCGGCCGCCATCGCCACCAACTCGAGCGCACTCGCGAATCCGCCCGCTCAGGCTGCCACGGTCGCGCCCCAACCTCCACCTCCCACTCCCGATGGGGCCGCGCTCGCCGCTGCGCCCACCACGAACGTCATCACGCCGAACTATGTGCCCGGTTCCCCGCTGGCGACGCCCCCGCCGCCGCCCGCGGGGCAGACTCCCGTCGTCGTGCAACAACCAGTGGTCATCCAACAGCCCGTTACCGTATCCTATTTTACTGAGGCGCTCAGCCCCTACGGCGCTTGGGTCGAGGTGGAGGGTTATGGACGCTGCTGGCGTCCAGACTACGCGGTCCTGGGTGCTGGATGGCGCCCCTATGCGGATGGAGGTCGCTGGATCTGGAGCGATCACGGGTGGTACTGGATGTCGGATTATCCCTGGGGATGGGCGACGTTCCACTATGGCCGATGGCACCAAAGCGGACGCCATGGCTGGGTGTGGTTTCCCGACACGGTTTGGGGTCCCTCCTGGGTCTGCTGGCGCCGCACCTCCAGTCACTGCGGCTGGGCACCGCTACCTCCGGGAGCCTACTACCGAAACTCCAGCTGGTGGTATCATGATCGCCATGTCGGGATCGATTTCGGGTTCTCTTTGGGATTCTCGCATTTTACGTTCATCTCGTGGTCGAGGTTCTGCGACAACCGCCCCCACCATTACTACGCGTCCCACTCCCATGCCTCGAAGCTCTACCGCGATTCGACGGTGATCAACAACACCATCGTGGGAAACAACAATACCGTGGTTTTTGAAGGCGTGGGACGACAAGCCGTCGCTCGTGCCAGCCGCGCTCCAATCCCCCAGGCCGCCGTGCGGGAGACCGCCTGGACCACCGCGAGCGGTGGCGCACGCGAACGGTTGAATCAGGGTCAGGGCGGTTCGGTCCTTGAAAGCCCCCGGCTGGCCGCTGCCCCGCCCTCAGCCCCCGGAGCAAGTCCAGCGTCGGGACGATGGGCACCCACGAAAACCAGCACCAGTTCGGGACCCGCGCTAAGCGGTTTGGCAGAGACGACGCGGCCATCCGGCATCAGCCGTGAAACCGGATCAAGCTCTCCTCGCTCCAGCTTTAACCCCCTGAACGGCGGCGATAGTGGCGGATCGGTCTTCATTCCCGCCACCCGGAGCACCCCGACTCCGTCCCGTCCCGCGGCAAGCCCCGTACCAACCATCACTTCTCGATCCATCACCCCCGCTCCTGCCACCGCACTGCAGGGCACTGCCCCCACCGGGCCGTCGGGGGCGGGTGGACGCCGCTCAACTTCAACTCCCTCCCCGTCAGCTCCATCGCTGGCCGAGCGGACGACGATCCCTTCGACGGCACCCGTTGTTCGCCAACCCTTCGTTCCCCGGCAACAACCCGCCCCCAGCTTAGGTACCCAAGCCGGCACCGCCCCCGGACGAGCAGTGCCGCCGGAGCGTGTTGCGGGCAGTGGCCTGGTGCCAAGATCCACGGTCCCGGCGTTTCAAAGTCCGATGCCGACGACCCCGCGTTCGATCGTCCCTGCCCCCTCGCCCTCGCCTTCACCCTCGCCCGGGCCGAGCCGCCCAATCAACAATGCGGCGTCGATCCGGCCGTCGGGCTCCAGTTTTTCACCCTCTCCTGCCAGTCGAAGCCTAGCCCCCAGCCCAGAACGCTCCACTCCAACGTTCCGCTCGGCCCCGGCACCTGCCAGCGGGTTTTCCACCGCACCCGGACGGAGCTTCGCGCCCTCGGCTCCCGGCCCGAGCAGCCCCGCCCGCAGTATGGCCCCTCCCAGTTCCCCGGGACCAAGCCGATCGATCGCCCCGTCGCCAGCCCCCGCGCGGTCTGCTCCGCCGGCTGGTTCGAGTTCAGGATCGGGCGGTGGATCCGGACGTCGCGAGCGGGATCGATGAAGGATGCTCCCCCGCACCCCCAGGGGGAGGCAAAAAACTCCTGATCTCCTCAGAACGGGAAAACTCGATTTTTCTCGTGACACTCTCATTGCACGAAGGTCTATAGCAGTTCTTGACCGCAAGGGGGCGAAGTCCTTTAATTGCGGTTCGTTCTTTTTCCGCACAGCCGTCGTCGTTGCTACCTGTGCCGAGAGGTGGGATTCCGCTGGAGTCATCTCCGCATGGGTCTCCTAAACCCTCGGCCTGCCAACAAATTCATCACGACCGTACGGCGGCGAATGATGAGTGGGTAGGGTCTCAATGGAAGGGTACGCCCTGGCCATACCCCTTGACGCCGTGGTCGGCCGCCAACATACTGCGCGGCTATTTTTCGCGCCCTTAAGCCGGGAGCACAATAACGTATGGTGAAATCCAAAGGCAGAAAGCCAGTTCCTATTAAGTCTAACAAGTCCGATACTAAGAAGCGCGGCCGCAAGCCCGAGAAAGAGAAAGAAAAAGAGAAGCCCGCACCTGCCGTCCGTGGCAAGAAGGGTTCTAGCTCGCACACTGGCTCCTCCGCAGGCGCTGGGTCGCATGGGAGCCACAGCCATGGCGACTCGAAAGCATCGCCTGCCACTGCGTCCACCCCCTCAGGGCCATCTCCGAATGTCGCTCTTCCCGGCAAGGCCGGATCCAATCCCGAGCTAGCGGAGAAGATCAAAGAGCTCATCCGCTTGGCCCAAGAGCAGGGCTACCTCACCTACAGCGACATCAACGATGCGCTGCCGGACAGCATCATCTCCCCCGAGGACCTGGACGAGATCTACAGCAAGCTCCGCAACCTCGAGATCGAGATCGTGGACCAGGCCGAGGTGGACCGGGTCAAGCAGCCCGAACCCGAGGAAGAGGACGACAAAAGCCGCCTGGACATCCTAGATGATCCAGTCCGCATGTACCTCAAGCAGATGGGGCAAGTGCCGCTGCTGACTCGCGAGCAGGAGGTCGAGATCTCCAAGCGAATCGAGGATGCCGAGAATGAGGTCAAACGCATCATCTACAGCTTCGGCTTCAGCGGTAAGGAGCACATCGCCCTCGCCGAGAAGCTGATCAGCGAACCGCCCAAGGAAAGGTTCGATCGCGTCATCGTCGATAAAAAGATCGAAGGCCGCGAAAACCACCTCAAGGACTTGCGCCGCTTGGTCAAGGCCGTTCGCGAACTCGACCAAGATGTCGACGAGTGTTACGCCTCCTTGCTGACTTCGAACCAGAAATCGAAGTCCGATACCCTCACGACCAAGTTCAAGAAGGTCGACAAGAAGCTCCAAGATAGCTTTCCCAAGTTCTACTATAAGCAGAAGGTCATCGAGGAGATGGCTCTGGTGGCGGAGAACATCCACGACAAGATCCAAACCAGCCTGCGCACCATCGCGGAATGGGAGGCCTTGCGCAAGACGACCCAGCAACAGACGGTGATCCTCAGCGAGCAGAAGAAGATCCGTGCGCTCGAGGAATTCGTCCGCATGGGCTACACCGAGTACCTCAAGTCCTACGCCCAGCTCAAACATTTCGCCGCCAAAGCCCTGCAGGCCAAGACCGAGATGGTGGAGGCCAACCTCCGCCTGGTAATCTCGATTGCCAAAAAATACACCAATCGCGGACTTTCCTTTCTGGACCTCATCCAGGAAGGCAACATGGGATTGATGAAGGCGGTCGAGAAGTTCGAGTACCGCCGGGGCTATAAGTTCTCCACCTACGCCACTTGGTGGATCCGACAAGCAATCACTCGCTCCATCGCCGACCAAGCCCGGACCATTCGTATTCCCGTCCACATGATCGAAACGATCAACAAGCTGATGCGCGTGCAGAAGCAGTTGATCCAAGATTTCGGACGCGAACCCACGCCGGAGGAGATCGCCGACGAAATGCAGATGCAGGTGGACCGCGTGCGCGCGGTTCTCAAGATGGCGCAACAGCCCATCTCCCTGCAGTCTCCCGTCGGGGACAGCGAAGACACCAACTTCGGTGACTTCATCGAGGATAAGTCGGCGGAAAATCCGTCCGAGATGACCAGCTACAGCCTTTTGAAGGATAAGCTGGCCGATGTTCTCGGCAGTCTGACCGAGCGGGAACGTAAGGTCCTCGAACTCCGCTTCGGATTGATCGACGGCTACAGCCGAACTCTGGAAGAGGTCGGCAAGCAATTCAAAGTGACGCGCGAACGAATTCGGCAGATCGAAGCCAAGGCGCTTCGCAAGATGCGTCACCCCACACGTATTCGCCAACTCCAGGGCTTCCTGGAAACCGAAGAAGTGGTGTAAGCAGAAGAGTTTCCGTCATACCCGGTCTGGGAGGCCTACGTCTCCCAGCCCGGGTTTTTTTTGACGACGTCCAGAGGCGCACAAGTCTCCGTCCCACGATGGACTGCGCGTGGCATGCCTCCGCTTTTCCTTCGCGCCCCGGACTCGAACGGGGGGAACCTAAAAACGGCAGTTGTAACCACGGATGACTCGGATGACTCGGATGGAAGAGTATTTATGAGGTTCACCTCCGACGCTTCCCAGGTGAGGATCGCCACAGCCTGATCTTTCGGGAATCTGGTTCTCAATCCGTGAGATCTGCGAAATCCGTGGTTCATCAACTGTCGGACCCAGGTTGCACAGACAAAAGTCCAGGGACCTCATCGGGGTGCCCCGTGGTTCGGAAGCGAGTCTGGAGCGATCATGGGCTCGACGGAGTTTCTCCCTACCTTTCTATCGTGGTTACGCCCACCTCACGTATATCCTGGAGCAGCTGATGAGGAATCTCCTGCCCGCCTCAAGCCTGAAGCACCCGATTCACCGACCCCAGCAACTCCTCCATTGGGAGCGCTTTGCCGACATAACCATCCGCCCCGCGCTGCAGTGCCTCACGGAGCAATTCGTCGTCGTAGCCAAAACCAGTCATCATCACCACCCGGATCTGCGGGCTATGCTCCTTGATCCGCGTCAAAAGCTTGAGCCCATCATCCTTGCCCAGGTTGATGTCCAGGATCACTACGTCCGGTTGGTCGGAGGCAACTTTCGCCATGGCGTCTGAGGCATCGGAGGCGGCCGAGATCGCAAACCCCTTCTCCTCGAAGTACAGGCAGATCAAATCCCGAAGTTGGGTATCGTCGTCTACGGTCAATATGCGGCGCGTCATAGCGGAACAGCTTTGTTACGCCCTGCTCTGCCCAAATGCAAGCAGTGGTCCACGGGCGTGATGCTTCTCTGTGTATCGGCACCCAATGGAAAAACTGAAGCTCAACCCTCCACAATCGTAACTCACTCTAAAACAAGATCTAACAACAAGAAAGGCAGGTGATTGCTCACCTGCCTTTCGCCCGAGCCTGGTTGTTGGGCTCTCGGGATGTTGGTTGTTTATGGCGGCGTTAGTCGTCTTTTCTAAATTCCACAGTCCCACAGTTTTCCCAAGCGAAGGCTATCCGGTCGCGCCCATGCACAACCAGCTTACCAGGCACGAAACAGGGGTTCCGAAACTCCTTCTCCGCGACCTGCCCCTCACCCGCCAACGTCTTGAGGTTGGCCCGGAAGGTAACCTCGCCCGCTGGCACATGGTCATCCCCCGTAATCTTCACAGCCTCAATCTCATCGCCACGCTGTTGAATTTTGACCACCTGGTCAAAATGCCCTCGGTAATGGCCGATCCACTCGCCGGAAAGGTCCAAAACACTGGCGGGAGAACCCGCTTGGTGCACGGATGGATTAAGTGACGTTTGGTTTTTGGTTGTTGGACTCATTACATGGCAATAATGGACCTGATTGACTCATTACTCAACCGCTGGAGAGGACATTTTTTGCGGATCGTGAACTAGGGGTTTTACGGAGGCAAGTGCCCTTTCCCGCACAATT encodes the following:
- a CDS encoding DUF3506 domain-containing protein translates to MSPTTKNQTSLNPSVHQAGSPASVLDLSGEWIGHYRGHFDQVVKIQQRGDEIEAVKITGDDHVPAGEVTFRANLKTLAGEGQVAEKEFRNPCFVPGKLVVHGRDRIAFAWENCGTVEFRKDD
- a CDS encoding response regulator translates to MTRRILTVDDDTQLRDLICLYFEEKGFAISAASDASDAMAKVASDQPDVVILDINLGKDDGLKLLTRIKEHSPQIRVVMMTGFGYDDELLREALQRGADGYVGKALPMEELLGSVNRVLQA
- the rpoD gene encoding RNA polymerase sigma factor RpoD, translating into MVKSKGRKPVPIKSNKSDTKKRGRKPEKEKEKEKPAPAVRGKKGSSSHTGSSAGAGSHGSHSHGDSKASPATASTPSGPSPNVALPGKAGSNPELAEKIKELIRLAQEQGYLTYSDINDALPDSIISPEDLDEIYSKLRNLEIEIVDQAEVDRVKQPEPEEEDDKSRLDILDDPVRMYLKQMGQVPLLTREQEVEISKRIEDAENEVKRIIYSFGFSGKEHIALAEKLISEPPKERFDRVIVDKKIEGRENHLKDLRRLVKAVRELDQDVDECYASLLTSNQKSKSDTLTTKFKKVDKKLQDSFPKFYYKQKVIEEMALVAENIHDKIQTSLRTIAEWEALRKTTQQQTVILSEQKKIRALEEFVRMGYTEYLKSYAQLKHFAAKALQAKTEMVEANLRLVISIAKKYTNRGLSFLDLIQEGNMGLMKAVEKFEYRRGYKFSTYATWWIRQAITRSIADQARTIRIPVHMIETINKLMRVQKQLIQDFGREPTPEEIADEMQMQVDRVRAVLKMAQQPISLQSPVGDSEDTNFGDFIEDKSAENPSEMTSYSLLKDKLADVLGSLTERERKVLELRFGLIDGYSRTLEEVGKQFKVTRERIRQIEAKALRKMRHPTRIRQLQGFLETEEVV
- the argH gene encoding argininosuccinate lyase translates to MKKSSPVSRSGRFASGPAADVAQFSESISFDWRLWRHDILGSKAHARMLQKIGVLTVKELQAILKGLDGIGAEIARGEFRWKSELEDVHMNIESELTRRVPAGAKLHTARSRNDQVALDVRLWLRDELCLLEPEICTLQSTLVALGQQFSDVIMPGYTHLQRAQPVYFAHHLLAYVEMLERDRSRLDDCYWRLNVCPLGSGAIAGSTLPLDREMVAKLLEFTDERGRPRVSQNSMDAVCDRDFMVEFCSVAALIAVHLSRLSEDLILWASSEFNFIRISDAYTTGSSLMPQKKNPDVAELTRGKTGRVVGNLMALLTLLKGLPMTYNRDLQEDKERLFDTVDTVRACVRLMSGMLSNCTVNRPVCAAAAADPALLATDLADYLVKKGMAFRQAHHAVGALVALSERSGKPLNRLSLAEFQSVEKEFGPDVMQMFDLQKAMDRRRIVGAPGTREVAKQLASWRKRLSDS
- a CDS encoding CotH kinase family protein — translated: MNPFVLCCILVMSAFASSLRAASVPEFSSPGGHYPHPMELLLSTTNPAGSVRFTLNGNSPSNSSATFTSPLTLVDRAGQSNGISLIPGTATVNQHTDGWKPPKGLVPKATVVRAQVYETNAPAGPSVTHTYFAGRNPMRTYGLPVVSIALSTNDLFNYNTGIYMLGRIFDDYVRTHPGEPLTGHTPANYTQRGPAWERSGYLEWFEPDGRRAFAQGVVVDIQGQSSRSFRQKSLGLKSIDDGFAPDDFRYLFFPGLTNRQGEVMTRFDHLRLANSGNDWAYTLMRDALCHLLVQSTRIDTLAYRPVVVYLDGEFWGVHNLREQQDPDYINDHYGVPQAEVVICQGPGSLMEGLAGDEKHYADMVKFIATKDMANATNYAVVGQLMDIENFIAYQAAEIYFANADWPHNNIRFWRRRTASYEPNAPYGHDGRWRWLLFDVDLGYAHVWTTGVSENSLALAKDPNGRLGIPNHWSTLIFRRLLLNTGFRNQFINTMADLLNSSFRETRASSVIQQMQTMLTPAMADHIARWRTSNDSTNGWRTEVANLRFFASQRPVNVRQHLVSAFPLGGFANLTLDMEPRGAGEFQLNTLRINESTEGNNPTNTFPWRGTYFRAVPVHLEAVPRPGYRFAGWKGLPQLGTTQSWTLTLGGASNVVAQFERHLRAHELLSGPYLFESWPKAAPSGSYPDRMLFEQTMQRDPGLDTPLTSEWTLGYAYGSRSRIQGLDALGVGFLNTSDPQAAAGAGFVGSAVLALDTRGVTNVVVSWVGGTLVPNEQTYALRLQYSVGDGLFSDVLDPTGAPVEYVRNEVAGHEQIMGPVRLPATANDQPYVRLRWKYYQVASGKGPRALLRLDDVLVAAEGETVPPRIVHLHPQADSRVELVFAATPRTLVGVETSVDLQRWSVTSETAVSDLAGGGRVLVSVPNAGAAAFFRLTVKR